From Lolium perenne isolate Kyuss_39 chromosome 5, Kyuss_2.0, whole genome shotgun sequence, a single genomic window includes:
- the LOC127303394 gene encoding uncharacterized protein, whose translation MHYEARVQCVRDWHAERKVWMSKADCRDTLMAPWQYLQNPPQYVGEDKACFLAMVIWWTSPEYARKHEEGKQKRLEMGGGSHVLGSKNLALTLQQEEVKTGVTPNLFGLFQKSKTRREPHPETGSVWVNGLAEAQCGAYRSMFKAKHGEDADPTTEDFDVEVAVLAGQGKKGGRLWIADGLVDPKTIPSLRQIRRGRTSEQPRVETRPRASDLAVEKLRAEMEEREQRNQEEKMQMQQQLRESMQMQQQMLQQMQQQQQMFQQMFMNQAVLTSPPGSSAPSTSCPPMFPNWIPAPDLAVMALLQQAPSQSPLTPG comes from the exons atgcactacgaggcacgtgtccagtgcgtccgcgactggcacgccgagcgcaaagtttggatgagtaaggctgattgtcgggatacgctcatggcaccgtggcagtacctgcag aaccctcctcagtacgtcggggAAGACAAGGCGTGCTTTCTTGCGATGGTCATATGGTGGACATCCCCCGAGTACGCccggaagcacgaggagggcaagcagAAGCGTTTAGAGATGGGAGGTGGATCACATGTCCTGGGCAGCAAGAACTTGGCCCTTACCTTGCAGCAAGAG gaagtgaaGACAGGCGTGACACCAAACTTATTTGGCCTTTTCCAAAAGTCCAAGACCAGGAGGGAGCCGCATCCTGAAACGGGGTCCGTGTGGGTCAACGGGCTAGCGGAGGCCCAGTGTGGCGCGTACCGCTCGATGTTCAAGGCCAAGCACGGCGAAGACGCCGACCCAACCACCGAAGACTTTGACGttgaggttgcggtgcttgcgggacaaggcaagaagggtggccgcctatggattgctgacgggttagtcgacccaaagaccattccatctctacgccagatccgtcgtgggcGTACGAGCGAGCAGCCTCGGGTAGAGACCCGCCCACGGGCTTCGGACCTAGCTGTTGAAAAGTTACGG GCGGAGATGGAAGAAAGGGAACAGAGGAACCAAGAGGAGAAGatgcagatgcagcagcagcTTAGGGAGAGCATGCAGATGCAGCAGCAGATGTTGCAGCAGATGCAACAACAGCAACAGATGTTCCAGCAGATGTTCATGAACCAGGCCGTGCTGACTTCCCCACCGGGGAGTAGTGCTCCTAGCACGTCGTGTCCTCCTATGTTCCCCAACTGG ATCCCCGCGCCTGATCTGGCTGTGATGGCGCTCCTCCAGCAAGCGCCAAGTCAGAGCCCGCTGACACCTGGTTGA